The following proteins are co-located in the Dyadobacter chenwenxiniae genome:
- the rfbD gene encoding dTDP-4-dehydrorhamnose reductase, whose translation MKIVVLGASGQLGSCLKKVAAERNINDISFPSEQEGNILDEQLLGKLFSTEKPSFVINCAAYTAVDKAEDEQEICRKVNRNGAAYIAKACAEHGATLVHISTDFVFKGNVTGLLSETDPTEPENIYGLTKLEGEVAIAEVLPAHFTLRTSWLYSEYGNNFVKTMLRLGKERDQLGVIVDQVGSPTYAIDLAGTILDIIASDSKEYGIYHYSNEGVTSWYDFAKAVFDISQTSVKLNPVKTSEYVTKAVRPAYSVMDKTKIKTVFGIQIPYWRDSLAECLERLAAESV comes from the coding sequence ATGAAAATAGTAGTTCTCGGCGCGTCGGGCCAACTAGGCAGTTGCCTGAAAAAAGTTGCAGCTGAAAGAAATATCAATGACATTTCGTTCCCCTCTGAACAGGAAGGGAACATACTGGACGAACAGCTTCTTGGTAAGTTATTTTCAACAGAAAAACCTTCGTTTGTAATCAATTGTGCCGCATATACAGCGGTGGATAAAGCGGAAGATGAGCAGGAAATCTGCCGCAAAGTGAACCGGAATGGGGCTGCATATATTGCAAAAGCTTGCGCCGAACATGGCGCTACGCTTGTTCACATTTCTACTGACTTTGTTTTTAAAGGTAATGTTACTGGCCTTTTGAGCGAAACAGACCCTACGGAGCCGGAAAATATCTATGGCCTCACAAAATTAGAGGGTGAAGTTGCTATTGCAGAGGTTTTGCCTGCGCACTTTACATTACGTACAAGCTGGCTCTACTCTGAATACGGCAACAATTTTGTCAAAACCATGCTTCGACTGGGTAAAGAAAGAGACCAGCTTGGCGTGATTGTGGACCAGGTGGGCTCTCCTACGTATGCGATTGATCTGGCCGGCACCATTCTGGATATCATTGCATCTGACAGCAAAGAATATGGCATTTACCATTACAGTAACGAAGGCGTTACGTCATGGTATGATTTTGCAAAAGCCGTGTTTGACATTAGCCAGACTTCGGTAAAGCTAAATCCTGTCAAAACATCAGAATATGTTACCAAAGCAGTTCGCCCGGCTTACTCGGTAATGGATAAGACGAAAATAAAAACCGTTTTTGGAATTCAGATCCCTTACTGGAGAGACAGCCTTGCCGAATGTCTGGAGCGTCTTGCGGCAGAGAGCGTATAA
- a CDS encoding sugar transferase encodes MKNHYPGFLPKAHLWTDVILLNLSFLSAYLLRFEPNSGILPNNYINLLLVANLVWIFTIHILKTYLFTRLSYHFNTQLANFLKAVLVHGAVMMAFLYLTKQGEEYSRYQFLATYVVFVTLSTASRAGAVLFLKLYRKAGYNYNRYAIVGKGDLASLIREFYGERKELGYRYYGMFELDSNQNHIGNLEAAVKQNQLDYLYCCLSEMSDDQVRDVIKLGERLKTQIRLVPDFRGFMTNMATIEYHDMYPIIQVNTKPFSSFNEQTLKRSFDLVFSVIVMILGAPIFFLVWAAIKITSPGPVFFKQQRSGRWGEMFYIYKFRSMRVDADKMGLQHSQGDNDPRITPIGRVLRKSRLDELPQFINVLKGEMSVVGPRPLYKYDVDMLMEAAPHEFQRLLTVKPGITSIGQINVGYADTVAKNVERLKYDLQYLKSYSVFDDVRLIFRTVQVMVLGRGQ; translated from the coding sequence ATGAAAAATCACTATCCTGGCTTTCTTCCAAAGGCCCATCTGTGGACCGATGTAATTCTGCTGAATTTGTCGTTTCTTTCAGCATATTTATTGCGTTTTGAGCCCAACTCGGGTATTCTTCCGAACAATTACATCAATTTACTGCTTGTAGCGAACCTTGTCTGGATATTCACTATCCATATTTTAAAAACCTATTTATTTACCCGCCTCTCCTACCATTTTAATACGCAGCTTGCCAATTTTCTGAAAGCAGTGCTTGTACATGGAGCCGTAATGATGGCTTTCTTATATCTAACCAAGCAAGGCGAGGAGTATTCCAGGTATCAGTTTTTAGCAACTTATGTTGTGTTTGTAACCCTATCCACAGCATCAAGAGCAGGAGCCGTTTTATTTCTGAAACTATACCGCAAAGCTGGCTACAATTACAATCGTTACGCCATTGTTGGTAAAGGGGATCTGGCTTCATTAATACGTGAGTTTTACGGTGAGCGCAAAGAGCTGGGTTACCGTTACTATGGAATGTTTGAATTGGATAGCAATCAAAATCACATTGGTAACCTCGAAGCAGCGGTTAAACAAAACCAACTTGACTACCTTTACTGCTGCCTATCAGAAATGAGCGATGATCAGGTTCGGGACGTGATTAAACTTGGTGAGCGCCTAAAAACACAAATTCGGCTTGTTCCGGATTTCAGAGGTTTCATGACCAACATGGCTACTATCGAGTATCACGACATGTATCCGATCATTCAGGTGAATACCAAGCCGTTTTCAAGCTTCAATGAGCAAACGCTTAAACGCAGTTTCGACCTTGTTTTCTCCGTAATTGTGATGATTCTGGGCGCTCCCATATTCTTCCTGGTTTGGGCTGCTATCAAAATTACATCTCCCGGACCAGTGTTCTTTAAACAACAGCGTTCTGGAAGATGGGGCGAAATGTTCTATATCTATAAATTTCGCAGTATGCGTGTAGATGCAGACAAAATGGGTTTGCAACATTCACAGGGAGATAATGACCCGCGCATCACCCCGATCGGGCGCGTTCTCAGGAAATCAAGGCTTGACGAGTTGCCTCAATTTATTAATGTATTGAAAGGTGAAATGTCAGTCGTAGGGCCACGACCTTTATATAAATATGATGTGGATATGCTGATGGAAGCGGCTCCGCATGAATTTCAGCGACTTTTAACAGTTAAGCCTGGCATTACATCCATTGGTCAAATCAATGTTGGATATGCTGATACGGTGGCGAAAAATGTTGAGCGTTTGAAATATGACCTTCAATATTTGAAATCATACAGCGTGTTCGATGATGTTCGTCTTATATTTAGAACTGTGCAGGTGATGGTTCTTGGTCGCGGTCAGTAA
- a CDS encoding DUF1800 domain-containing protein: MGYLDIYTSPLTEKTASHLLRRATFGPTQQEITSLTGMTATQAVDLLISNASYRATPPPPVELEAGRSDSGQPFLTKPFTSARVAAYNSYIQFWWIGLMTEQTGRPSVLDKLTAFWQNHFVVAFSAVEDYRLIDRYLRLLRLNALGNFREMTIGVTKDPAMLMYQNGNENEKEHPNENYGRELQELFTVGQKDFAGNHNYTEQDVKEAARVLTGWQVVNSFKEGSTTFGSTFNPDRHDTSEKNFSSFYNNKTITGRAGQAAGDEELVDLVNMLLGHQETPKFICRKLYRWYVNPNVTQEIEDQVIIPLANFFASPENNFAIAPVLKKLLTSEIFYDVRNIGAIVKSPAEFMIGAVRMFDLPVPDLTTEYGPFRIMMNYLNNSMTVLQLNFLNQPSVFGSLPYYQTGYSKNWINGTTLGLRGARTDAFTDPWLEIKPGYLLGVDLLKRLRSIQPNFSDVANTPGITCEQVLKELTRNLFSTELSQTQQDFLIDNIMMMNNSARGTWVREWNAYRTAPTEYPRQTAVLVRCKALMKHMLRMAEYQLF, translated from the coding sequence ATGGGATATTTAGACATATACACATCACCGTTAACAGAAAAAACCGCTTCTCACTTACTGAGGAGGGCGACTTTTGGGCCAACACAGCAGGAGATAACAAGCCTCACCGGCATGACTGCTACTCAGGCGGTTGATCTTTTAATAAGCAATGCTTCTTACCGTGCAACGCCACCGCCGCCTGTCGAATTAGAGGCAGGTCGGAGCGATTCGGGGCAACCGTTTTTGACAAAGCCATTCACATCTGCGCGTGTTGCTGCATATAATAGCTATATCCAGTTTTGGTGGATAGGGTTAATGACCGAACAAACAGGTCGTCCTTCTGTTCTTGACAAACTGACTGCGTTTTGGCAAAATCATTTTGTTGTGGCATTTAGTGCGGTCGAAGACTATCGCTTAATTGACCGGTATTTGAGGTTGTTAAGGCTAAATGCGCTGGGTAATTTTAGGGAAATGACGATAGGAGTTACCAAGGATCCGGCCATGTTGATGTATCAGAACGGGAATGAGAACGAAAAGGAGCATCCCAATGAAAATTATGGTCGGGAGTTGCAAGAATTGTTTACCGTAGGTCAAAAGGATTTTGCTGGAAATCACAACTATACTGAGCAAGATGTGAAGGAGGCAGCTAGAGTGCTGACCGGGTGGCAAGTGGTAAATTCTTTTAAAGAAGGTTCAACGACTTTTGGTTCGACTTTCAACCCAGACCGCCATGACACGTCAGAAAAGAATTTTTCTTCATTTTATAATAATAAGACTATTACGGGACGAGCTGGACAAGCGGCTGGTGATGAAGAGTTAGTTGACTTAGTTAATATGTTATTAGGGCATCAGGAAACGCCGAAATTTATTTGTAGAAAACTATACCGATGGTACGTTAACCCAAACGTTACACAAGAGATAGAAGACCAAGTCATTATCCCACTAGCCAATTTTTTTGCAAGCCCTGAAAATAATTTCGCCATTGCTCCGGTCCTGAAAAAGCTTTTAACAAGCGAAATTTTCTACGATGTCCGGAACATTGGTGCTATTGTAAAGTCGCCCGCTGAGTTTATGATAGGGGCAGTGCGGATGTTTGATCTGCCAGTTCCTGATTTGACCACAGAGTACGGGCCATTTCGTATCATGATGAACTACCTAAATAACAGCATGACTGTCCTACAACTTAATTTCTTGAACCAGCCATCTGTTTTCGGATCTCTTCCTTATTACCAAACTGGTTATTCCAAAAACTGGATTAACGGTACAACACTTGGGCTTCGTGGCGCTCGAACTGACGCATTCACTGATCCTTGGCTGGAGATCAAACCTGGTTATCTTTTAGGGGTTGATCTTCTAAAAAGGTTGCGATCCATTCAGCCTAACTTTTCAGACGTGGCGAATACTCCTGGAATTACTTGTGAGCAAGTTTTGAAAGAACTGACCAGAAACCTCTTCAGTACGGAGCTATCGCAAACTCAGCAGGACTTTTTGATAGATAACATTATGATGATGAATAATAGCGCCCGCGGAACCTGGGTCAGGGAATGGAATGCTTATCGAACGGCTCCAACCGAATACCCAAGGCAAACTGCGGTTCTTGTAAGGTGTAAGGCGCTGATGAAACATATGTTAAGAAT